A segment of the Nilaparvata lugens isolate BPH chromosome X, ASM1435652v1, whole genome shotgun sequence genome:
ACAGTGTGATGAGCCCCTGGTGGTCGTTTATTCATTTCTGTTCCTACTGAACGAAATGATTTTATCCAACTGGTGTTAAAATGGTGTTACGAGtgggtacattttcatttctcgcAAGATTGAAATGACGACGAAACTCGCGCTGAACTGTAATGATACTCTCATTATTACGCACAAAACTGTTGTAAGTAAACACACGATGTTGCACATTCCACGAATCCCTGATGCCGATTAaacaatgactagaaaaaatggtatgatctaccgaacacatgttcacttcagctgGCCCAATCCGACTACCCAAATCAGAATACTATCTGTTCTAAAAACATCCACCCTTCCTGCCGCACCCAGTATTATTGCATGTTCATTAAGTAAGTTGGTCACACTTCCATAGATGTACCACGTGACTTGTCGATGCTATGGCACTgaataagtacagaatggatacttgtaataaatcgcctatctaaccaatgctttttacatgaccccaatactaagcacgtcacgtgaccttgggaagttccaatcctggtcttctgattggctcgtagcagtgaacaagatcaattgatccggatcattaaagtgatccgaacctaccatcaatactaatacaatgcggcgcttcctaacaacatggcggattttagcgtcagggtactagccaagtttccgtactgtatgtatactgtggctaTGGTTTGTCGATGCTATGTCGTGTCGAGGCTGTGGTGGCAGGCCTAATttaaagccttgtacacacgtccgtacagattcgcgcgaacaattgtatgtacatatgcctcaacattcactgtacgcccttgtggacgcgatccacgtatgcctcggcattcaaaaagctatctgatttgcagacgacacgattttccacaacatgacaacaatggcgtcattccatcattgaagatagttatcacaaattgcagcagtatcattttatttcaatgaatattctatataataaaatcaaaaattaaacttgacaaacgatgttggtgggttgaacgattgtaggttgaagtaaggaaataaattgctacatgacataatattgacaattcaAACTTTCTTAGTtgatatactgaatctaattcaactagttatctaaacaaaaaatgatatagatggaattaaatagagaatgcatttattcaaatgctaattaatatataattattatttaaccagaggtcttcggggtgatttgcagcatttatttaggattttcgttaaataataattaaaaaatgatatcatcatgagggaagcaataactctacaagaacgattggctctaactttgagattcttggcattaggcgattcatttgttggtttccaatatctattctgaatctcaaaaaaaaattttctacaataattccagaagttttgatgacctaatcaaagcacttaacactgtcttacaaaattgacagtcttctttaaggaaattagccataaattgaatcaaatactaaattgctgcccattttaaactaactttgctcatacacatgacaaaacaagattctccaaaagattagcttcaagggaatactagttcaaagtttgaaaaaatctctctatagatagcctagctatctagaacatataatatcatattgaagattacaattttaattaacaactctgattgataacatgaaacaaacacaagatgatttgatagccacagtaaaataatatttgagctatactttcttgtaggaaccctgtagagaagtttttttcacttaaattatgcagttctaaatttgttaatcatgatacaaattatatactccatgcatgtttctatttaaatatttgacaatccacatatcctacaaaaatcctacaatttacaattagttattggatcacaatttgatttgtcattcattaacctaattcattggaattaggctatgacgccttcaatgtttacgttttgcctcacccgtatggcaaaatcgcgtccacacgtacattcaatgctcgcccgaggcgcctttgagcacgccaaaataccgacagggttccggttcgcccacatgcctcagcgaacagtgtccacacgtgcgaatgcaagcccatacacgtatgctcacccgaggcaaacgtacgtgtgtacaccgtttaatTTTACTTGTCGATGCTATGGTTTGTCGATGCTATGTCATGTTGGTGCTATGGTTTGTCGATGCTATGTCGTGTCGATGCTGTGGTTTGTCGATGCTATGGTGGTTCCCCAATAAATTGTGTAATAGGTATAAGGACTAAATACTTGTCGATACTATGGTTTGTCGATGCTATGTCGTGTCGGTGCTATGGTTTGTCGATGCTATGTCGTGTCGATGCTGTGGtcactgaactctatactaactggaatggactagcaacacaaagaAAGTGAGGCAGCTAGTAAAGATAAGCAACCCacattgctgtgggattcgtcattttgtaacacattggctcttatggaaaatgcattgcacagtttcaatttctattttatttctatattgtatgtcttattccatggaagcgttatttttactttattgAGCAGTTCATTGataactttttgagagcaaaaataatgaaataggttgaattatgaataaagaaaagatttttttcatttgtgactgcagtagttttagtattgtcaacttttcacaagcaagggaataactttgggccagatttcagagaacgatatcatttatttattcaacaaggacaaatataaactgaCATGAAATGATtaggaatgaaaaaacaggctcatagtccttattattccaatccTGAGTTTTCTTTGTACACAGTCCAAAGGAGGGCTGtgtttgattgaaactattaaacacagtcttatgtttattttgataggatatactattgttttttggattatatgattatttgtagaaggaaagatttatatgatttttttaagaaaatatctcaatttaatgatataggcctacttacagcaggctatgaatgtagaattatgtaggtgtgcattggtgtaatttcaaatcatgtaagagtgggagtttcagaaatggaGCGAATAACGAGGAAACATGTtattatatgactatgataagcaaacagtaaaatatgctacataattaccagagtaaaatgaacaatttggaattaaaaggtttcaaaaattaattacaattcagctgataacaatctcatatttttaaaaataaaagtaggtaaataaaatgaattatgtggaCTCATGTTAATTCAATAACATGAGATTATTGAATATGTAATTatagcaatatactaggtattctgataacatttcaaatcttgtatgtgtgggagtttcagaaaataatgatgcaaagaaatctatgaagaaacgtttatattaataattgtattataactatgaccatatgataagaaaacagtaaaatatgctaaataattattataatattgtaaattgaacgattatttatttgaaatggaaaggtttcaaaaattaatcataattcagctgcaatatcaatatcatatttttcaaaataaaagtaggtgcCTAACATAAATTTATCATGTCATCTCATAATGATAACAcagaataattaatcatttgtatttattcttttttcaataagGACTAATTTGTTCTCCAACtatgtttctttattttatgctttaaagtaggcctaaattttcaattagcatagaaactatcacCATATTCCACtaggaatataaccaaatttgttgctttatttttggtcaaataaactgatcaatatagaaaaaagtattggaaatgaATGTAAAACAAGaaggtttcttcaaattaattaatagactaaCAAGTCTATTAGACCAGTTAAACTGGGTGTTCCTTTAACTTTTGGGTTTTCTTTAACAAATAGTAAATAAAAGTAAGAAGATTCATGAAGATTGCACGCTATGCAAAGATGCGAGTGCAATTGTAATAAAGTCTTCAATTCAAAAACTACATTAATTTGCTCTTCATGTAAACTTCATTTTCACTACCTATGTGCTAAGTTTACGGAAAGTAATTTCAAGAAACTATCAAAACAAGCTACAAGTAGGTGGCGTTGCAATACATGTAAGAGTtctaagaataataatttaataaatatgcCAGACAACCAGGTATCATTAAGTAGAGAATTGATCGCTGAACTAAAACAAGAAATAAGAGATGCAATAAGtgaagaaatgaaagagataAGAGCTGAgattaaaaaaacaaatgaaaacgTTTCTGACCTAAGAAACTCGGtggattttttctctaataaaATCGATGAATATAAtgtaatgattggaaagtaTAAGGTGGATCACTCTATTTTGGAAAAGGAAAACGaagtattgaaaacaaaattgttTGTGTTGGAAAAAGACCTAACAGAGCTCCAGCAATATGGAAGAATGAAAAACCTGGAAATTCATGGAATACTGATAACAAATaatgagaatattgaaaaaataatcgaaGAAACGGCAAGAGtcctaaaaataaataatgaaggaAATCTGGGAATTGAGGCTGCTCATAGAATTCCTGTCAGAGATAGGAGAAAGGTGCCTCCTATTATTGTTGCTTTCGCGTCAAGAAAAACCAGAGACAATTGGATAACAAACTATAAAGCATACCAAAAAGAAATGAGACAAAACAACAGTAATGGATTGCGGAGCACTCACATTGATACAAAATTTGAAGACGGACCGGTATTTGTAAACGAAAATCTGACACCTCACACAAGACACCTATTCAACGAAACTAAGATGGAGGCAAAGAAGAACAACTATAAATTCAACTGGATAAGGAATGGGAAGATATTTGTCAAGAAGGATGAAGCTTCACGAGCGATTCGGATATACGACACCCACACACTGAAGGAGTTAACATCAACCAACAACAATGACAGATCGGAGGACAAGCAGCAGGAACAACATACATAGGAAACGGAGGAAAATAATGGTATCTTTCAAGATAtatgacaaataataattatagtttcgATGATTTTATAGATTTAGAATGTTACAATATGGCTgagattaataatatattaaattttcacCCCAATCAGTTTGAGAATGAGTTATCCAATgatttttttgatattattcatatgaatattcGGAGTATAggaagaaattttgatgaattcgtCTATATGTTACATAATTGTAAAGTGAGTTATGATATCATAGTATTATCAGAAACTTGGATAAGTGATAATGGGTTTTTTGACTATAGTTTGGATGGATTTACTGCAATAAGCAAACCAGGGCAACTGAATAACAGTAATGGTATATGCGTTTTTATAAAGAATAATATAGAATTTAATGAAGTCACTGGGGTAAACAAAGGAGAGGATACtcttacaataaaattaaaaatgaatggttcaataataaatttgattgcCGTATATAGGTCTCCTGCCGCTGACATTGATGGTTTCTTATCTGATCTTGATATACAACTGAGAGATATTAACagaatggaaaaaattatctTGGTGGGCGACTTGAATATAGATCTATTGCAAAACAGTAGAATATCAAATGAATATATAAGTTTGATGCAGAAAAACGGTCTCAAGTCATTTATTAACAAGCCAACAAGAGtaatgaataatacaaaaacCTGTAtcgatcatatattttatagaagTGCAAAAATTAGTGAAGAAAACATTCTAGGAGTAATTCAAAAGACTTCTATAACTGATCACTATTGTACAACTTTTCACATTAGAATAGAAAAACAGGCATCTGAAAAATCGAATAACtccaataatttcattgaaaaaataaattttgacaaactcttagattttttaaaaaaagaaacCTGGATAGATGAGATTTCAGAATTGGATAACTCTACTAACTTAGATAATATAGTTGACCGTTTCGTAAATAAGTTGTTATCTTATATAAAATTACCAACTAGTCAAATAGAATTAAAAAGGAGGAATAGACCCCTAAAAGAATGGATAAGCTCAggcctggtaaattgtataaGAACAAGAGACAAAATGCATAATGCCTTGAAAAAACAacctgttctgaacaaagctcaggctagagctactagaggactgtaatttactattcaaataatcaaatacaaacaaggggtaaaatttaatcttcaatttgagccaggttatttgtacagttaaactctgcattaatgaacaataaaaaagagcaaaaactcaccagatttaatccaagcttgtctacttgcccttcgaagcctttattaggtgttttgatcagattcagggtgggaagaaatctgggaaaaagacaggttttcgcttccaggctgttttttcgtgttgattctgtgttccacttgcaggtcatacactgtgtttgaacaaagctcaaactggattctttataaattcaaatctgattcaaattaattcaattcaatactatttacgctgttatattcataattcacacacactacactcaaacaattatctacaagaaatttccgatcgaaattacatgacaaaaatacaaactcggtcttcacaacaagacAACGGGCTGACAAGACAAGCAAATGGACGAAACAAGAATGACTGGGGCTTTTTTTCTCAACAAGCCAAACAGCTGGACGGTCGGCACTGGTGccaacaagcctgctattggcagaactgtagtcagggatttggcgctacaattcgaatgctctggccagaccatacccccgcctctgaaatactatttttcagccaagttacaaaaactgaaaaaaccacagaaaggaaaaaatccagacatgccaaaaagaacaaaaaacaccaacaccaaaaaacaacacaaagaaaaaatgcaacaagcacaacaactattgagttgggagtggatactATTTTGTTACTggtattttataaataccagtttttaggcgaacactcgccactcgaacctcgccgtcacttcccggaaacacttgctcaatgacacccagtggccactgcaatggaggtgtgtttggttggtctactaccacaaccgttcccacactgatagaagtgggtgatttcaaccattttttatgactttgaagttcgtgcaggtactctcttctccatcggttccagaacgattgaatgagttgaccaatcaattcatacctggtgagacgattcacagggacactgtccacgtcccgcATCGGAAACGATTTCAATGGTGTTAGAGTCAAAAAGTGCGCTGGGGTTAAAGCCAGCGGTTCACAcggatcctcactcagtacacaccgtgggcgggaattcaggacaccttcaatctgcaccaatacagtgttcagttcctcataggtgagaagttgattgccaattactcggaacagatgaaactttacagatttgacatttgcctcccacagacctccaaagTGTGgtgaaccagggggaatgaatttccaatcaattttgtgttcggcgagttgactagtcaattTGGTTTGAAACTCGGATGAGTTCAaatgttgagatatttttcgcaactgttccttggcacctacaaaattagtaccacaatcggaatacatcacacgacagggtccacgacgtgacaaaaaacgacgaaacacagctaaaaacatgggcgttgatagatccgataccaactcaatatgtaccgcctttgttgccatacacacaaacagacaaatgtaggctttcaaaacacaaggattaCGACGTCTTGTCATAGTAATACGCAGAGGACCagcgtaatccacaccacaattttcaaatggtttgcattttgacactcgacaagcaggcaggtcacccatttttggaataattgcattattactaggtcgaacatGGAAACAACAATTAcacttaaaaacacaaatacgaataatagagcgagcagacagtatccagaatttctgtctgatcaaggacaacaataacgaaggtccagcatgacagttcttcttgtgatgataatcaatcaacatcgatacgaaagtgtcggattttggtaagatcatctgatgacaagtctcaaattccagtccagcatgagacaaacgaccgccgacgcgaatcacacctctatcaatgaatggagacaggcgacgtaggcgcatagaacaatcttctcccttctccaattgcacaaattcagatgaaaaatgtatcttctgtaccactttacaaagatacctctcagcaacatcaaaatctgattcttctgattggggtaagattcgtaagaatttgagaacaagaattacaattctcaaaagacaaccataatccgaacaacgaccaatcaatgaatatactgcattgctgttacaatcaggagattttgtgactgtcaacactgacggttttttcgcctccggtggatccacgatctcttccatttgagttcggatgggccaatcgcattcgtcctctgctatccatgatggacctgagagccacaacggaaagttcacaagctcaactggtgataaacctctagacaaacaatcagcgggattttcaattccggcaacatgcatccactcctgtatacaagaatcctgtatttttgcgacgcaattaccaacaaaagtttgccatttcgcggatggagcattaatccaacacaaggtgactgtcgaatcagagagtgcgacaatacgagacacatgacaacgttcactaataatagtgactactgaattcatgagttctgccaacaagagtgccgcacacaactccaaacgaggtattgaaacaacttaagatggtgctaccttggactttgaacacaataatacaactcttggctcctcgctctcctgcgacttcacatagataacggcaccataaccagacaatgatgcgtcacaaaaaccaatcaaactgatgtgagaatcctgaaacaaaccaacgtgacgtggaacagcaaatttcaacaatagaggcaactctttttgacaattctcccaaagagtgcatatagactcaggcggcttctcgtcccaatccactcctaattttcacagtttctggacaagacattttggaaataatgtaaacggtgacaagagaccaagttgatcatagatacgagccatcactgacagaatagaacgcttagtagcgacgacctcaccactcttgactgaaaactgaaacagatcagtactaggttgccaattcaatcccaagatagccaaggagttgtctgcttcgaaatccttgtacgaaaacgatttctcttcctccgagaatttctccaacattgatggtgaatttgaagtccagtTTGTGAgtgagaaacctcctccctcaaacagctgcttggactgacgatacagctccgtggcctctgactctgtggcgacagatgtgactaagtcgtccatgaacatgtctcttggtattctcaccttggctgctggaaaacgatttccatcctcctctacaagctggtggacagtgcgaagcgccaaatatggagagcttgaaacaccaaaaacaacacaattgagctgataaatttcgattggatcctccggcgaaaatctccacaatacacgctgataacgacggcaggaatcctccactaatatctgtcgatacatttgtttaatgtcggcagttagtgcgattgggaacaaacgaaaattaactaacaaaacaaaaatgtcagtctgcaatctgggaccagcatgaagaacctggttcaatgacaaacccgatgatgttctggaaccagcatcaaatacaattcggatgggcgtggtagtgctgcttgctttcatgATGGCGTGATGcagtatgtagtaaccaccttggtctgtctgatctgctacaaacgacatgtgaccctgacgtaggtaatcgatcaatattatcaatatttcatgatatgaaatacgagtattgctgtcaagctctagtcgtctctccaaagtcagcagtctgtgttagcgacagcatacgaatctcccaagctgctgggcggctccgcaaatgacaaggcaacaacaaaacgaccagaattcacacgatgtacagacttccgaaaatttacctcacactccaactcttccggtttcagttgacagcttggtgcagggcacaattccaactcccaaaaacgttccacaaaac
Coding sequences within it:
- the LOC120354570 gene encoding uncharacterized protein LOC120354570 is translated as MGDLPACRVSKCKPFENCGVDYAGPLRITMTRRRNPCVLKAYICLFVCMATKAVHIELVSDLSTPMFLAVFRVMYSDCGTNFVGAKEQLRKISQHLNSSEFQTKLTSQLAEHKIDWKFIPPGSPHFGGLWEANVKSVKFHLFRVIGNQLLTYEELNTVLVQIEGVLNSRPRCVLSEDPCEPLALTPAHFLTLTPLKSFPMRDVDSVPVNRLTRYELIGQLIQSFWNRWRRECLFFYSNVKSCTIVISYRSLLNYS